Proteins found in one Amycolatopsis umgeniensis genomic segment:
- a CDS encoding non-ribosomal peptide synthetase gives MTDLVRLVRRPDEDGRVLLPASFAQRRLWPLQRFFPDSFAYNYLILLRIEGELDVAALREAVWRLVDRHESLRTALVHDTELRQRIRPVGAPENHPPMPVLPVVTDAGEDPWESARLDAIREGQEPFDLSAGPTLRASLRGVGARAHLLALSVHHAVFDGWSEDVLLAELAVCYSALADGREPVLPELPVQHGDIAEWERHVVAAAEPELLAYWEKALTGLTPLDLRTDRPRPARPGFRGAAHGIPVPEATATALRSLCREHHVSLYMALVAVVAAAMGRWARQDDVPVAVQVANRPLPAAENVLGFLVNGLVLRTDLGGNPSFADLLEQVFLTFMDGMEHQGMPFERLAEVLEPGRDLSRTPLAQVAVALDRVVEPTGFAGLRVSRADSFLGVAKWEFAVTFQERGDDLTAIVTYDTDLFDEATIVRLTGYLVRSLTALVEQPDRPVREVPLVVGAERAHLVEDVNRTRTPFPDRSIQELFEEQVASTPEASAVHHDGGVLSYAELNSLANRVARGLLARGIGLESRVGLCLRRSPEAIAAILGVLKSGAAYVPLTPDHPPERLRLLVEDSGAAVVLTDAESSPAVAGLPGVVPWADITSGPAAGNPSRRADGRTLAHVIYTSGSTGKPNPVGVEQRSIGRLVRGARFHEFGPGDVCLHLSPLAFDASLVELWGPLLNGGAVAIPPGDAGTSAILDQIRAAVDTHPVTMMQLIAPQLNLIVEHAPELLSSIRTLFVGGDVVDPAAVSAALDHVDSDAVLHMYGPTESTLFATFEPVHAVRSGQGTLPIGSPVGNTTVYVVDPGMRPVPAGVPGELLLGGAGLARGYLGRPALTADRFVPDPFSGESGARLYRTGDLVCFLADGRLEFLGRIDGQVKLRGFRVETGEVASALRAHPDVEDAVVLLRSDLRAGPALVGYAVARPGVTIDPAVVDRYLRGILPAALVPAYLIAVPEIPLTGNAKVDRAALPVPDKDIGADGAPPSTETEKRVAKIWLAVTGAGQIARDTPFFTAGGNSLLLVVLAERLGEEFGAPAPSVVDLFDQTTVRRIAAFIDGQGRTS, from the coding sequence GTGACTGACCTCGTGCGGCTGGTCCGGCGACCGGACGAAGACGGCCGCGTCCTGCTGCCCGCGTCGTTCGCGCAGCGCCGGTTGTGGCCGTTGCAACGGTTCTTCCCGGACAGCTTCGCCTACAACTACCTCATCCTTCTGCGGATCGAAGGAGAGCTGGACGTCGCCGCGTTGCGGGAAGCGGTGTGGCGACTCGTGGACAGGCACGAGAGCCTGCGCACGGCGCTGGTCCACGACACGGAACTCCGCCAGCGGATCCGGCCGGTCGGCGCGCCGGAGAACCACCCTCCGATGCCGGTGCTCCCGGTCGTGACGGACGCCGGTGAGGATCCATGGGAGTCCGCGCGGCTCGACGCGATCCGCGAAGGCCAGGAGCCGTTCGATCTGAGCGCGGGGCCGACGTTGCGCGCCTCGCTGCGCGGTGTCGGAGCGCGTGCGCATCTGCTCGCGCTTTCCGTGCACCACGCGGTGTTCGACGGCTGGTCCGAGGACGTGCTGCTGGCCGAGCTGGCGGTGTGCTATTCGGCGTTGGCCGACGGCCGCGAACCGGTTCTGCCGGAACTGCCCGTCCAGCACGGCGACATCGCCGAGTGGGAGCGGCACGTCGTGGCGGCCGCGGAGCCGGAGTTGCTGGCCTACTGGGAGAAAGCCCTCACCGGACTCACGCCGCTCGACCTCCGCACCGACCGGCCGCGCCCGGCGCGCCCCGGGTTCCGGGGCGCGGCGCACGGGATCCCGGTGCCGGAGGCGACGGCCACGGCGTTGCGGTCGCTCTGCCGGGAGCATCACGTGTCCCTCTACATGGCGTTGGTGGCCGTCGTCGCCGCGGCGATGGGCCGCTGGGCCCGTCAGGACGACGTGCCGGTGGCCGTTCAGGTGGCGAACCGGCCGTTGCCCGCCGCGGAGAACGTGCTCGGCTTCCTCGTCAACGGGCTGGTGCTGCGCACCGACCTCGGCGGGAATCCCAGCTTCGCCGACCTGCTGGAACAGGTCTTCCTCACCTTCATGGACGGGATGGAGCACCAGGGCATGCCGTTCGAACGGCTCGCCGAGGTGCTCGAACCCGGCCGCGACCTCAGCCGGACCCCACTCGCGCAGGTCGCGGTGGCGCTGGACCGGGTCGTCGAACCGACCGGGTTCGCCGGTCTGCGCGTCTCCCGGGCCGACTCGTTCCTCGGGGTCGCGAAATGGGAGTTCGCGGTCACCTTCCAGGAACGCGGCGACGATCTCACGGCGATCGTCACCTACGACACCGATCTCTTCGACGAGGCCACGATCGTCCGGCTCACCGGTTACCTCGTGCGCTCGCTGACGGCGCTGGTCGAACAACCGGACCGGCCGGTGCGGGAAGTCCCCTTGGTCGTCGGCGCCGAGCGGGCACACCTGGTCGAGGACGTCAACCGCACCCGGACCCCGTTCCCGGACCGATCGATCCAGGAGCTGTTCGAGGAACAGGTGGCGTCGACCCCGGAGGCGTCCGCCGTCCACCACGACGGCGGCGTCCTGTCGTACGCCGAGCTGAACTCGTTGGCGAACAGAGTGGCGCGAGGCTTGCTGGCGCGGGGGATCGGCCTGGAATCACGGGTCGGGCTGTGCCTGCGCCGTTCCCCGGAGGCGATCGCCGCGATCCTGGGCGTGCTCAAATCCGGCGCGGCCTACGTGCCGCTCACGCCCGACCATCCGCCGGAGCGGTTGCGCCTGCTCGTCGAGGATTCCGGCGCCGCGGTGGTCCTCACCGACGCCGAGTCGTCCCCCGCGGTGGCCGGCTTGCCAGGGGTGGTGCCGTGGGCGGACATCACGTCCGGCCCCGCCGCCGGGAACCCGTCCCGGCGGGCCGACGGCCGCACCCTCGCGCACGTCATCTACACGTCCGGTTCGACCGGCAAACCCAACCCCGTCGGGGTCGAACAGCGCTCGATCGGGCGGTTGGTCCGGGGCGCCCGCTTCCACGAGTTCGGCCCAGGCGACGTGTGCCTGCATCTGTCACCGCTCGCCTTCGACGCGTCGCTGGTCGAGCTGTGGGGGCCGTTGCTCAACGGCGGCGCGGTCGCGATCCCGCCGGGGGACGCCGGAACCTCCGCGATCCTGGACCAGATCAGGGCCGCGGTGGACACCCATCCGGTCACCATGATGCAGCTCATCGCGCCCCAGCTGAACCTGATCGTCGAGCACGCGCCGGAGCTGCTGTCGTCGATCCGGACCCTGTTCGTCGGCGGCGACGTCGTCGACCCGGCGGCGGTGTCCGCCGCACTGGACCATGTGGACAGTGACGCGGTACTGCACATGTACGGGCCGACCGAGTCGACGCTGTTCGCCACGTTCGAGCCCGTGCACGCGGTGCGGTCCGGCCAAGGCACGCTGCCGATCGGAAGTCCGGTCGGGAACACGACGGTCTACGTGGTGGATCCCGGCATGCGGCCGGTGCCCGCGGGAGTGCCGGGCGAATTGCTGCTCGGCGGGGCCGGGCTGGCCCGCGGCTACCTCGGACGGCCCGCGCTGACCGCCGACCGGTTCGTCCCCGATCCGTTCTCCGGCGAAAGCGGCGCGCGGCTTTACCGCACCGGCGATCTCGTGTGCTTCCTCGCCGACGGCAGGCTGGAGTTCCTCGGCCGCATCGACGGTCAGGTCAAGCTTCGCGGTTTCCGGGTGGAGACCGGCGAGGTCGCCTCGGCGCTGCGCGCCCACCCGGACGTCGAAGACGCCGTCGTCCTGCTGCGGTCCGATTTGCGCGCCGGGCCCGCGCTGGTGGGGTACGCCGTCGCGCGCCCGGGGGTGACGATCGATCCCGCGGTGGTGGACCGGTATCTCCGCGGGATCCTGCCCGCCGCCCTCGTCCCGGCGTACCTGATCGCCGTCCCCGAGATCCCGCTGACCGGGAACGCCAAAGTGGACAGAGCGGCGCTTCCGGTGCCGGACAAGGACATCGGTGCGGACGGCGCGCCACCGTCGACCGAAACCGAGAAGCGGGTGGCGAAGATCTGGCTCGCCGTCACCGGAGCCGGGCAGATCGCCAGGGACACCCCGTTCTTCACCGCCGGGGGCAACTCGCTGCTGCTGGTCGTCCTCGCGGAACGGCTCGGCGAGGAGTTCGGCGCGCCCGCCCCGTCGGTGGTCGACCTGTTCGACCAGACAACGGTGCGGCGGATCGCCGCCTTCATCGACGGACAGGGGAGGACGTCATGA
- a CDS encoding non-ribosomal peptide synthetase, translating to MTDAGPGTAEDSWPLTPLQSGMLVDALRDPENDADLVQHLFRVEGELDIDAFGAAWRSVIRRHSVFRAEIRWRDLAEPRMAVLPDVPLSLTVLDWSLLGPAEQDERFDAMLRADQARGFRLDTAPLSRIAVIRVADAAHLVLWTSHHILMDGWSRTLVLRELAAAYAGDAAPERPSPRFGDFAVRARSSDAAASLAFWRTELSGFTGNAPLPEMVDRRAEPGKSGGTGEHSVLLDETKTAALRELCRQARVTQATVFHAAWGLLLGHYTRSRDVLFGSTVSVRPLDVPDDEQPIGLLINTIPARVRVDRDATVVDWLRANQKRLAAAREHGGESLAEVQAATGLEPGTRLFDSVMVCENYPGSSDDRWSAGQLRMNLIRRFGQTGYPLFVTVWLGETPRIVLEHQREHLDENAVRDIAEGLLTILDTLAADPSALVGSVHPLTPSARAGIVDRYSPPPAPTVSRLVHELIGEQIRRRGTATAVVCGDVTLSYAELDEAADTLARRLRGEGIGPERVVGVFLDRSANLVVALLAVLRAGGVYLPLDPALPDRRLRLMLDDAGVSAVVTEQALLSRLDAPGLSGDRRLALCVDGPTSGPSSPAAPARAQHPEDLAYLVYTSGSTGTPKGVAITHASVATNCRSIEQLYEIHADDVVLQFSSIGFDASLEQALTPLLTGATVLLRDQEVWSPDKLLDVVCAYGVTVMELLPEYGWEVVRTLIAHPDPAARMGRLRLVTVGGDVVTTEQLAEWRQVAPHVRAVVSYGPTEGTITASGWTYPGHSDSPVALIGKPLAHIRAYVLDDDFNPAPARVPGEICIGGVAVARGYPGRLAITADRFAPDPWSPEPGARLYRTGDLGRWLPSGDLEFLGRMDDQVKIRGTRVEPAEVVTALRAHPTVGQAAVVLNRSTPGVSPSLVGYVTPATAGVNPEPARLREFLRGEVPAAAVPSSITVLAELPFNASGKLDRAALPAPAGPGTGGSDGPSTPLEKALAEVWAEVLGAERVGVHEDFFDLGGHSLTMLRVVARAGRAVGREIPLRLLFRNPTVASLATALDAAEGGGRRD from the coding sequence ATGACCGACGCCGGACCGGGTACGGCCGAGGACTCGTGGCCGCTGACCCCCTTGCAGAGCGGCATGCTCGTGGACGCGCTGCGCGATCCCGAGAACGATGCCGACCTGGTGCAGCATCTGTTCCGCGTCGAGGGCGAGCTGGACATCGACGCCTTCGGCGCGGCGTGGCGGTCGGTGATCCGGCGGCATTCGGTCTTCCGCGCCGAGATCCGCTGGCGGGATCTGGCGGAGCCCCGGATGGCCGTCCTCCCGGACGTGCCGCTGTCCTTGACCGTCCTGGACTGGAGCCTGCTCGGCCCCGCCGAGCAGGACGAGCGGTTCGACGCGATGCTGCGAGCGGACCAGGCACGCGGGTTCCGGCTCGACACCGCGCCGTTGAGCCGGATCGCCGTCATCCGGGTGGCGGACGCGGCGCATCTGGTGCTGTGGACGTCGCATCACATCCTGATGGACGGCTGGAGCCGGACGCTGGTCCTGCGGGAGCTGGCGGCCGCCTACGCAGGGGATGCCGCGCCGGAACGGCCCTCGCCGCGATTCGGTGACTTCGCCGTCCGTGCCCGCTCGAGTGACGCCGCGGCGTCACTTGCCTTCTGGCGCACCGAGTTGAGCGGTTTCACCGGTAACGCGCCGCTGCCCGAAATGGTCGACCGCCGCGCCGAGCCGGGGAAGAGCGGCGGCACCGGCGAGCACAGCGTGCTGCTCGACGAGACCAAGACCGCCGCCCTGCGTGAGTTGTGCAGGCAGGCCAGGGTCACCCAGGCCACGGTGTTCCACGCGGCGTGGGGGTTGCTGCTCGGCCACTACACCAGGAGCCGCGACGTGCTGTTCGGCTCGACGGTCTCGGTGCGACCGCTCGACGTCCCCGACGACGAGCAGCCGATCGGGTTGTTGATCAACACCATCCCGGCCCGGGTCCGGGTGGATCGCGACGCGACCGTCGTGGATTGGCTGCGGGCGAACCAGAAACGGCTGGCGGCGGCCCGCGAACACGGCGGGGAGTCACTGGCGGAAGTCCAGGCCGCGACCGGGCTGGAACCCGGCACGCGACTGTTCGATTCGGTCATGGTCTGCGAGAACTACCCGGGTTCGAGCGACGACCGGTGGTCGGCGGGACAGCTCCGGATGAACCTGATCCGCCGGTTCGGGCAGACCGGATACCCGCTGTTCGTGACGGTGTGGCTCGGCGAGACACCGCGGATCGTGCTCGAGCACCAGCGCGAGCATCTCGACGAGAACGCGGTGCGCGACATCGCGGAAGGCCTGCTCACCATCCTCGACACGCTCGCCGCCGATCCGTCGGCCCTGGTGGGTTCGGTGCACCCGCTGACCCCCTCGGCGCGCGCCGGGATCGTGGACCGGTACAGCCCGCCTCCGGCGCCCACCGTGTCCCGCCTGGTCCACGAGCTGATCGGAGAGCAGATCCGGCGCCGAGGTACCGCGACGGCGGTCGTCTGCGGTGACGTGACGCTGAGCTACGCCGAACTGGACGAGGCGGCGGACACGCTGGCGCGACGGCTGCGCGGGGAAGGGATCGGTCCCGAACGGGTGGTCGGGGTGTTCCTGGACCGCTCGGCGAACCTGGTGGTCGCGCTGCTGGCCGTTCTGCGCGCGGGCGGCGTCTATCTCCCGCTCGATCCCGCACTGCCCGACCGGCGGCTTCGGCTCATGCTCGACGACGCGGGGGTGAGTGCCGTGGTGACCGAGCAGGCGCTGCTTTCCCGGCTGGACGCGCCCGGTCTGTCGGGCGACCGACGGCTCGCCCTGTGCGTGGACGGCCCGACCTCGGGTCCGTCGTCGCCGGCGGCGCCCGCCCGCGCGCAACACCCGGAAGACTTGGCGTATCTCGTCTACACCTCCGGATCCACCGGCACCCCCAAGGGGGTCGCGATCACGCATGCCTCGGTCGCCACCAACTGCCGCAGCATCGAGCAGTTGTACGAGATCCACGCGGACGACGTCGTCCTGCAGTTCTCGTCGATCGGTTTCGACGCGTCGCTGGAACAGGCTCTGACCCCGCTGCTGACCGGTGCGACAGTGCTGCTGCGCGACCAGGAGGTGTGGAGCCCGGACAAGCTGCTCGACGTGGTGTGCGCGTACGGCGTCACGGTGATGGAACTGCTGCCCGAGTACGGCTGGGAGGTCGTCCGCACCCTGATCGCCCATCCCGATCCCGCGGCGAGGATGGGCAGGCTGCGCCTGGTGACCGTCGGCGGCGACGTCGTGACCACCGAACAACTCGCCGAGTGGCGCCAGGTCGCGCCGCACGTGCGGGCGGTCGTGAGCTACGGCCCCACCGAAGGGACCATCACCGCGAGCGGCTGGACCTACCCCGGCCACAGCGACTCGCCGGTCGCGTTGATCGGCAAACCACTGGCGCATATCCGGGCCTACGTGCTGGACGACGACTTCAACCCGGCACCGGCGCGCGTCCCCGGAGAGATCTGCATCGGCGGCGTCGCGGTGGCCCGCGGTTACCCCGGCAGGCTCGCGATCACCGCGGACCGGTTCGCGCCGGATCCCTGGTCTCCCGAGCCGGGGGCGAGGCTGTACCGCACCGGTGACCTCGGCCGCTGGCTGCCGAGCGGCGACCTCGAGTTCCTCGGCCGGATGGACGACCAGGTCAAGATCAGGGGCACCCGGGTCGAACCCGCCGAGGTGGTGACCGCGTTGCGGGCGCATCCGACGGTCGGACAGGCCGCGGTGGTGTTGAACCGGTCCACGCCGGGGGTGTCCCCGTCACTGGTCGGCTACGTCACGCCCGCCACCGCCGGGGTGAACCCGGAACCCGCGCGGCTGCGGGAATTCCTGCGCGGTGAGGTGCCCGCGGCGGCGGTCCCGTCGTCGATCACGGTGCTGGCCGAACTCCCGTTCAACGCCAGCGGAAAGCTCGACCGCGCGGCCTTGCCCGCGCCTGCCGGACCCGGGACAGGTGGCTCGGATGGACCGAGCACCCCGCTGGAGAAAGCGCTCGCCGAGGTGTGGGCCGAGGTGCTCGGGGCCGAGCGGGTCGGCGTGCACGAGGACTTCTTCGATCTCGGCGGCCATTCCTTGACGATGCTGCGGGTCGTGGCGCGGGCGGGGCGCGCGGTCGGCCGCGAGATCCCGTTACGGCTGCTGTTCCGGAATCCGACGGTCGCGAGCCTGGCCACCGCGCTCGATGCGGCAGAGGGAGGTGGGCGTCGTGACTGA
- a CDS encoding ABC transporter substrate-binding protein — translation MNPFRAVKEAGAMIGRLCWEFLTPPSPVDYKPTSGVAESLTPSEDKLTWKCVIRQGLTWSDGTPLTAHDVAFTFDKIMSDEVAAEANGSYVENIVSVEAEGDDTVWFRTKSPQASMTALDVPIVPEHVWRVVEDMDDPLGESVEIVGVGSGPFLVAEHRKDDVTILKANPGYWRGRSAIDEIHLIFFESADDAVDALCAGEVDVVNRVTFTQHRKLSATDGVTVVEADSRRYNHLMLNLGALNRDRQPIGDGHPALRDIRVRKALAKAIDVEAIRDGVYGGFSRAPGGIVPAVFPDYHWEPSEEQRYEFDLTRAGEELEAAGYRLREGRRVGPDGDPLRLRLLWRLGTDYHERAAKHIAGWLDELGIGVESTGLPDDDYEEEYNSGRFDLTVAGWGSPPDPDWILSRQTSKSLPSDRDTTVSASFLADDEFDALYERQLAEMDPAARAEIVKQAQARYYDLVPTILLAYPVALEAYRSDRFTGFTRQPAGTGPIMEQAGYWGFYTSRPVG, via the coding sequence GTGAATCCGTTTCGGGCGGTCAAAGAGGCAGGCGCCATGATCGGCAGGCTGTGCTGGGAATTCCTCACACCGCCGTCGCCGGTCGATTACAAGCCCACGAGCGGGGTCGCCGAGTCGCTGACGCCTTCCGAAGACAAGCTGACCTGGAAGTGCGTGATCCGTCAGGGTCTGACGTGGTCGGACGGCACACCGCTGACCGCACACGACGTGGCGTTCACCTTCGACAAGATCATGTCGGACGAAGTGGCCGCCGAGGCGAACGGCAGTTACGTCGAGAACATCGTGAGTGTCGAGGCCGAGGGCGACGACACGGTGTGGTTCCGGACGAAGTCGCCGCAAGCCAGCATGACGGCGCTCGACGTGCCGATCGTCCCGGAGCACGTTTGGCGCGTGGTCGAGGACATGGACGACCCGCTCGGCGAGTCCGTCGAGATCGTCGGGGTGGGCAGCGGCCCGTTCCTGGTCGCCGAGCACCGCAAGGACGACGTCACGATCCTGAAGGCGAATCCCGGCTACTGGCGTGGCCGCTCGGCGATCGACGAAATCCACCTCATCTTCTTCGAGAGCGCGGACGATGCCGTCGACGCGTTGTGCGCGGGCGAGGTCGACGTCGTCAACCGGGTGACCTTCACACAGCACCGGAAGCTTTCGGCCACCGACGGCGTCACCGTGGTGGAAGCGGACAGCCGTCGCTACAACCACTTGATGCTCAACCTCGGCGCGCTGAACCGGGACCGGCAGCCGATCGGCGACGGTCACCCCGCGCTACGGGACATCCGGGTGCGCAAGGCGCTCGCCAAGGCGATCGACGTCGAGGCGATCCGGGACGGCGTCTACGGCGGCTTCAGCCGTGCCCCCGGTGGCATCGTGCCCGCCGTCTTCCCGGACTATCACTGGGAACCGTCGGAGGAACAGCGGTACGAATTCGATCTGACGCGGGCGGGTGAGGAGCTCGAGGCCGCGGGCTATCGCCTGCGAGAGGGCAGGCGGGTCGGTCCCGACGGCGACCCGTTGCGGCTCCGGCTGCTCTGGCGGCTGGGCACGGACTACCACGAGCGGGCGGCCAAGCACATCGCCGGCTGGCTCGACGAACTCGGCATCGGTGTCGAGTCGACAGGCCTGCCCGACGACGACTACGAAGAGGAGTACAACAGCGGCCGGTTCGACCTCACCGTCGCCGGCTGGGGCAGTCCGCCCGACCCCGACTGGATCCTGTCCAGGCAGACCAGCAAGAGCCTGCCCTCGGACCGCGACACCACGGTGAGCGCCTCGTTCCTCGCGGACGACGAGTTCGACGCTCTCTACGAGCGGCAGCTGGCCGAGATGGACCCGGCGGCCCGCGCCGAGATCGTGAAGCAGGCGCAGGCCCGGTACTACGACCTCGTGCCCACCATCCTGCTGGCCTATCCGGTCGCGCTGGAGGCGTACCGGTCGGACCGGTTCACCGGGTTCACCCGTCAGCCGGCGGGCACCGGGCCGATCATGGAGCAGGCGGGTTACTGGGGGTTCTACACCTCGAGGCCGGTGGGATGA
- a CDS encoding ParB/RepB/Spo0J family partition protein: MNSRARPESAAEHPATVPGHLDQEVVRVPIASLLPADSPRTAGEDPAHVRELATWEVALPPIIVHRATMRVIDGMHRIRVAETRGETTIAARFFDGSVDDAFLLAVKANIAHGLSLALADRKAAARRIICTHGEWSDRAIAALAGLAHKTVGAIRRRSTGENPHLTARVGRDGRVRPLNGVEGRRRAGELLIANPNTPVEEVARVAGISTTTVKDVRRRLRCGDDLVPSGQRSEPVRIAGPAEEAQVWDRATALRRLRADPSLRFAETGRALLQSLNLHAGGEESWLSLADNVPQHCTGTVVELARHCVTDWQRFVTRLEQRVREGDVPQDVAKPLGR, encoded by the coding sequence ATGAACAGTCGAGCGCGTCCGGAATCAGCCGCGGAGCATCCGGCCACCGTCCCAGGGCATCTCGACCAGGAGGTGGTGCGGGTGCCCATCGCCTCGCTGCTACCCGCCGATTCGCCGCGGACCGCGGGCGAGGATCCGGCGCACGTACGGGAATTGGCGACCTGGGAAGTCGCGCTGCCGCCCATCATCGTGCACCGCGCGACGATGCGGGTGATCGACGGCATGCATCGGATCCGCGTCGCGGAGACGCGGGGCGAAACGACCATCGCGGCGCGCTTCTTCGACGGCAGTGTGGACGACGCGTTCCTGCTCGCGGTGAAAGCGAACATCGCCCACGGCCTGTCGCTCGCCTTGGCCGATCGGAAAGCCGCCGCGAGACGCATCATCTGCACCCACGGCGAATGGTCGGACCGCGCGATCGCGGCCCTCGCCGGTCTCGCGCACAAGACCGTCGGCGCGATCCGGCGCCGGTCGACTGGGGAAAATCCCCACTTGACCGCGCGGGTCGGCAGGGACGGCCGGGTCCGGCCGCTCAACGGCGTCGAGGGCAGACGCCGGGCGGGCGAGCTTCTGATCGCGAACCCGAACACCCCGGTCGAGGAGGTCGCCCGCGTGGCGGGGATCTCGACGACCACTGTGAAGGATGTGCGCAGACGCCTGCGCTGCGGTGACGATCTGGTCCCGAGTGGACAGCGGTCCGAGCCGGTCCGGATCGCGGGCCCCGCCGAGGAAGCCCAGGTCTGGGACAGGGCAACGGCCCTGCGGCGGTTGCGGGCGGATCCGTCGTTGCGGTTCGCCGAAACCGGCCGGGCATTGCTGCAGTCGCTGAACCTGCACGCGGGCGGGGAGGAGAGCTGGCTCAGCCTGGCGGACAACGTGCCGCAGCACTGCACGGGCACGGTCGTCGAGCTCGCCCGGCACTGCGTGACGGACTGGCAGCGGTTCGTCACCCGGCTGGAACAGCGCGTCCGTGAAGGGGATGTCCCCCAAGACGTCGCGAAGCCACTCGGACGATGA
- a CDS encoding DUF1707 SHOCT-like domain-containing protein has translation MSEVERSARRVADSDREKVAQLLYEAMGAGRITTAELETRLDAVYSAKTFADFEPVIADLSPMSTGPEDARGGRSSIAVMSGTRRRFDGMLPSKHVSRALWGSVRLDLRYAEIAADPCTIRAVAIMGGVKIVVPEDFVVDVRGVGLMGGFGTGRGRAPRRAAVGAPVLRVTGFAWWGSVKVIRKAREPLTRGRRR, from the coding sequence ATGTCTGAAGTGGAGCGTTCGGCGAGGCGAGTGGCTGATTCCGACCGCGAAAAGGTGGCTCAGCTGCTGTACGAGGCCATGGGGGCGGGCCGGATCACCACCGCCGAACTGGAGACGAGACTCGACGCCGTCTACTCGGCGAAGACCTTCGCGGACTTCGAACCGGTCATCGCGGACCTCTCTCCGATGAGCACCGGCCCCGAGGACGCACGAGGCGGGCGGTCCTCCATCGCCGTCATGTCGGGCACACGACGACGGTTCGACGGCATGCTGCCGTCGAAACACGTGAGCCGGGCCCTCTGGGGAAGTGTGCGTCTCGATCTGCGGTACGCCGAGATCGCCGCCGACCCCTGCACGATCAGGGCCGTGGCGATCATGGGCGGCGTCAAGATCGTGGTCCCGGAGGACTTCGTCGTCGACGTCCGGGGCGTCGGGCTCATGGGCGGGTTCGGGACCGGACGCGGTCGGGCGCCACGGCGGGCGGCGGTCGGTGCGCCGGTACTGCGCGTCACCGGTTTCGCCTGGTGGGGGTCGGTGAAAGTGATCCGGAAGGCCCGCGAGCCCCTCACTCGCGGCCGGAGACGGTGA
- a CDS encoding MFS transporter: MASTARERPVSTRRRLLLTVMCVGMFLVQLDVTIVNVALPQIAEGLETGLRGQQWVVDGYAVVLASLLLAGGTLGDRYGHKRVVLTGLGVFAAASLICGIAPGVATLIGGRALQGLGAAMLLPGTLAVVTRAFPERAEQARAVGVWAGVSALALPAGPLIGGALVSGVGWRAVFLINLPIIALAIPLTARLVTETSDEHPRPLDIPGILLATATLATTVYAVIAGEPLVLIATAVTLAGFLWWERRAAEPLLPLNLLRKPAFAGANVVAAAMNLVGIGTIFVATLYLQTVQHRDAFTAGLMLLPLFVPLAALAPVTGRLTGRYGPRPPLTCGLLIGAAGSLSMLGLRPDSGYLRLLPALLGLGIGMGLLTAAVVAAAIRSVPADRAGLASGVNNTARQAAGALAVAGYGAIAGPPADGAAFTSGLHTIGVLGAVTWMAALGLTWLTVSGRE; this comes from the coding sequence ATGGCTTCGACAGCGCGAGAACGACCCGTGTCGACGAGACGGCGGCTGCTGCTGACCGTCATGTGCGTCGGGATGTTCTTGGTGCAGCTGGATGTCACCATCGTCAACGTCGCGTTGCCGCAGATCGCCGAGGGGCTCGAGACCGGGTTGCGCGGTCAGCAATGGGTGGTCGACGGCTACGCGGTCGTCCTGGCGAGCCTGCTGCTCGCGGGCGGCACGCTGGGCGATCGTTACGGCCACAAACGCGTGGTGCTCACCGGACTCGGCGTGTTCGCGGCGGCGTCGCTGATCTGCGGGATCGCACCCGGCGTCGCCACCCTGATCGGCGGCCGCGCGTTGCAGGGCCTTGGCGCGGCCATGCTGCTGCCCGGCACGCTCGCCGTCGTCACCAGGGCCTTCCCGGAGCGGGCGGAGCAGGCTCGGGCGGTGGGAGTCTGGGCCGGGGTCTCCGCACTCGCGCTGCCCGCGGGACCGCTGATCGGCGGCGCGCTGGTGTCGGGAGTGGGCTGGCGCGCGGTCTTCCTGATCAACCTGCCGATCATCGCGCTGGCGATCCCGCTGACCGCGCGTCTGGTCACCGAGACCAGCGACGAGCATCCGCGACCGCTCGACATCCCGGGAATCCTCCTCGCGACGGCGACACTCGCGACGACCGTGTACGCCGTGATCGCCGGCGAGCCTCTCGTCCTGATCGCCACCGCGGTCACGCTCGCCGGGTTCCTGTGGTGGGAACGCCGGGCGGCTGAACCGTTGCTCCCGCTGAACCTGCTGCGGAAGCCCGCCTTCGCCGGGGCGAACGTGGTGGCGGCGGCGATGAACCTGGTGGGGATCGGAACGATCTTCGTCGCGACGCTGTACCTGCAGACAGTGCAGCACCGCGACGCGTTCACCGCCGGGCTGATGCTCTTGCCGCTGTTCGTACCGCTGGCGGCGCTGGCGCCGGTCACGGGCCGCCTCACCGGACGGTACGGTCCGAGGCCGCCGCTCACCTGTGGGCTGCTGATCGGCGCGGCCGGATCGCTGTCGATGCTGGGACTCCGTCCCGACAGCGGTTATCTCCGGCTGCTGCCGGCGCTGCTCGGCCTGGGTATCGGCATGGGCCTGCTGACCGCGGCCGTCGTGGCCGCGGCGATCCGATCCGTCCCCGCCGACCGTGCGGGCCTCGCGAGCGGGGTCAACAACACCGCCCGGCAGGCCGCAGGAGCCCTGGCCGTCGCCGGCTACGGGGCGATCGCGGGGCCGCCCGCCGACGGCGCCGCGTTCACCTCCGGGTTGCACACGATCGGCGTCCTCGGCGCGGTGACCTGGATGGCCGCGCTCGGACTCACCTGGCTCACCGTCTCCGGCCGCGAGTGA